From one Triticum urartu cultivar G1812 chromosome 3, Tu2.1, whole genome shotgun sequence genomic stretch:
- the LOC125547244 gene encoding L-type lectin-domain containing receptor kinase IX.1-like, translated as MAAMRFSHRIQILMLLLCCSIWPRATSFSFSANFSGPGGYEATKHLRFQRHARFDNGSRMIHLTKAGGSPSNSLGRVLHEHSVTLWDAATGKLAGFNTFFTFRIEAVNGSNSTGDGLAFFLGHYPPTSIPDPLDNGRNLGLYPKDVGRVATGANRSVAVEFDTHMNPEVDHSGSHMGIDVNSIQSRAYTNATSPGRNLTSGLPMGCHISYGNDTKILAAVLQIGDATYHVNTSVDLRDHLPNKVAIGFSAATGQGVEIHKIISWSFHSTLAPHTQSSKVLPPKMTCKLLVEVIIVPLIGVIAIVCIFVRVHRWQLCTRRKHYTALARGLGHFDCPKLARAANKFAKENKLGEGGSASVYRGQLTNPSRAVAIKIFKPATSHEGRKAFEDELGIASRLRHRNLVELIGWCYDCPRNLIEFVCWWRDDKYTRLFLVYELLPQGSLDQHLHGGNSWLPWSKRYEIILDLGSALQYLHVDCEQHKQCVVHGDIKSSNVLLDPSYGAKLGDFGLARSVDQETGAQTTDVVQGTYGYIDPVFVNTSQRNRQSDMYSFGIILLEMVSGRDPTVRLNNRPPLPSWVRSLYHRHALLEAVDGRLLGGESSAGRQQMKRALLVGLLCVHQDPISRPSIIDTMYALRSERLKLDMTPLAPVTPLLMP; from the exons ATGGCTGCCATGCGATTCTCCCACCGAATACAGATCCTCATGCTCCTCCTCTGCTGCTCGATATGGCCTCGTGCTACCTCGTTTTCTTTCAGCGCCAACTTCTCCGGCCCCGGTGGCTATGAGGCCACCAAGCACCTTCGCTTCCAGCGCCACGCACGCTTCGACAACGGCTCTCGGATGATCCATCTGACAAAAGCCGGCGGGAGTCCAAGCAACAGCCTAGGCCGGGTGTTGCACGAGCACTCTGTGACTCTGTGGGACGCCGCCACCGGCAAGCTCGCCGGATTCAACACCTTCTTCACCTTCCGAATCGAGGCTGTAAACGGCAGCAACTCCACTGGCGATGGCCTGGCTTTCTTCCTGGGCCACTATCCTCCAACGAGCATCCCCGATCCCCTCGACAACGGTCGCAACCTTGGCCTCTACCCGAAAGACGTCGGCAGGGTCGCGACCGGCGCCAACCGTTCCGTAGCGGTCGAGTTTGACACCCACATGAACCCTGAGGTCGACCATAGCGGCAGCCACATGGGCATCGACGTCAACTCCATCCAATCCCGGGCGTACACCAACGCGACATCGCCTGGCAGAAACCTCACGTCGGGCCTCCCAATGGGTTGCCACATCAGCTACGGTAACGACACCAAGATCCTAGCAGCCGTTCTCCAGATCGGCGACGCCACCTACCATGTCAACACCAGTGTTGACCTGAGGGATCACTTGCCTAACAAAGTGGCTATCGGCTTCTCAGCTGCTACCGGCCAGGGGGTCGAGATACACAAAATCATATCCTGGTCGTTTCACTCCACCTTGGCTCCGCACACGCAAAGCTCCAAGGTTCTACCGCCAAAGATGACGTGCAAACTGCTAGTAGAGGTAATAATTGTTCCACTTATTGGAGTTATTGCAATTGTGTGCATCTTTGTTCGCGTCCACCGATGGCAGTTATGCACGAGAAGGAAGCATTACACAGCTCTCGCCAGGGGTCTTGGGCATTTTGATTGTCCTAAGCTAGCACGTGCGGCCAACAAATTTGCAAAGGAAAACAAGCTCGGGGAAGGAGGTTCTGCCTCTGTTTATCGGGGCCAGCTGACAAATCCATCAAGAGCAGTGGCGATAAAAATATTCAAACCGGCAACATCCCACGAGGGGAGGAAGGCGTTCGAGGATGAACTCGGGATTGCTAGTCGCCTGAGGCACCGGAACCTTGTCGAATTGATAGGATGGTGCTACGATTGCCCGAGGAACCTGATTGAGTTCGTTTGCTGGTGGCGGGACGACAAGTACACACGTCTATTCCTTGTGTATGAGTTGTTGCCACAAGGTAGCCTTGATCAACACCTACACGGAGGCAACAGTTGGTTGCCATGGTCCAAGAG GTACGAGATCATCCTGGACCTAGGATCTGCACTGCAATACCTCCATGTAGATTGTGAGCAACACAAGCAATGTGTCGTACATGGTGATATCAAATCAAGCAACGTGCTGCTTGACCCTTCGTATGGTGCCAAGTTAGGCGACTTCGGATTGGCAAGGTCTGTTGACCAAGAAACCGGGGCACAAACCACAGACGTTGTGCAGGGCACTTACGGATATATAGACCCTGTGTTTGTCAACACGAGCCAGCGGAATAGGCAGTCAGACATGTACAGTTTTGGCATTATCCTACTAGAGATGGTCTCTGGAAGGGATCCGACGGTGCGTCTCAACAATAGGCCTCCATTGCCATCATGGGTAAGGAGTTTGTACCATAGGCATGCGCTCCTAGAGGCCGTAGATGGCAGGCTGTTAGGTGGTGAGTCTAGTGCCGGCCGACAGCAGATGAAGCGTGCGCTACTCGTTGGCCTCTTATGCGTGCACCAGGACCCGATCAGCAGGCCGTCAATCATCGACACCATGTATGCACTGCGATCGGAGAGGCTTAAATTGGATATGACTCCCCTAGCGCCAGTGACACCACTGTTGATGCCGTAG